The window GGTGAAGGCGGAGTGGCCATACACGGCGCGCGCCGTCGCGGAAGGCATTGACTTCAACAAGGTGCGGCGGCATCTGCGCGAGACAATGCTGGCGACCTTCGCGAAGCATGATTCACTGTCGGTGCAGCAAACGCTGTTCGCGATGGGCGAGGCGGCGCTGGCGCACACGGACATCATCGATGAGGTTTACCTGCTTATGCCGAACAAGCACAATCTGCTGGTGGATATGGGGCGGTTTGGGAGGGACAATCCGAACCACATCTTCGTTCCGACGGATGAGCCGCATGGAACGATCGAAGCAACGGTGCGGCGCGCGTAAGATGAGCGATCCCGTGCTTCACAAACGCGCGCAGAACATCATTGAACGATGCCGGGAACTCGCGCGCATAAGCGACGTCCCTGGCGAGACGACGAGACTTTTTCTTTCGCCGGCGACACGCGATGCGCACACGCTGCTGCTTTGGTGGATGCGGAATGCGGGGCTCGAGGGGCGCGTAGACGATGCCGGGAATCTGCGGGGCGTTCGTCTGGCGACGGGAGATCCTGCGGCACGAGTGGTGCTGTTCTCGCACATTGATACCGTCCCTAATGCGGGGGCATTTGACGGGCCGCTGGGCGTGGTGCTCGCAATAGAAGCGCTGGAGATGCTTGCCGAGGAGCCGCTTCCCTTCAGCGTCGAAGTCATTGCGTTCAGCGAGGAAGAGGGCGTGCGGTTCGGGTTTCCGTTCTTTGGGTCGATGGCTGCGACGGGGCAGGTCGTCCCGGCGACGCTGGAGCGGCGAGATCAGAATGGCGTCTCTGTCGCAGAGGCGCTGTATGGGTTTGGATTGCGGCCACAAAATATAGTGCACAGCTGTGCACTGGCGGCAGAGACATTCGCGGCGCTGGAGGTGCACATCGAGCAGGGGCCGGTGCTGGAGGCTGAGGATCTTTCGCTTGGAGTAGTGGAGGCGATTGTCGGGCAGTCGCGCTTCGAGCTGACGTTTACAGGAGAGGCGAATCACGCGGGCACGACACCGATGCGGCTGCGTCATGATGCGCTCGCGGCAGCGGCGCAGTGGGTGACAGAGGTGGAACGTTATGCGGCGAATTATCAGCAGCTCGTCGCAACGGTGGGTCAGCTCGAGGTTTCGCCCGGCGCGGTGAATGTCGTGCCCGGCCATGTGCGCGCGAAGTTGGATGTGCGGCATCCCAAGGACGAGTCGCGGCATGCGGCGGTGGCGAATCTGCTGACCAAGGCAGAGCTCGCGGCGGCGCAGCGCGGAGTCCGGGTGAGCGCGAAGGCGCTCTCGAAACAGGCGGCTGTGGTGATGAATCGCGGGCTCACAGTGGCTTTGCAGCAGGCCGCGGAACGTGCCGGATATGAGACGCACCAGATGTTCTCGGGCGCGGGCCACGATGCGATGATTCTGGCGTCGCGCGTGCCCACCACGATGCTGTTTGTGCGCTCGCCGGGCGGCCTCAGCCACCATCCTGATGAGGCAGTGCGCGTGGATGACGTGGAGGCCGCCCTGGCAACGGTTCTCGAATTCCTGCGCGGCGTAAAGCCTTCGGACAGGTAGAATCAGGGTCTCTTATGCATCAACTTGGATTGACACGCAGCGCAAATCGACGCGACCACCTGCTTCTGACGCCGGACACGTTCATCCGCACGCCGCTGCCTGGCCTGACCGATGGCGTGGCGATTGTGCATGTCGCTCCGCAAGCTGGCGCGGCGTTCACGATGATGACCGTGGAACTCGAACCAGGCGGCACGCTTACCGAAGGACCGACGCAGCGATTCCTGTATGTGGTCGAGGGCGGATTGTCTCTGACGGAGCGCGGAAGCGTGGACCCACATGCGATGGGCGCTGGAGGTTATGCCTATCTGCCGGCGGAGCTCGAATACACGCTCAAGGCTGAAACGAGAGCGCGGGTCGCGGTGATCGATAAGCCATTCCTGCCGCTGCCGCATTTGCGTGGCGAGGAGCCAGAGGAGGCGTGGCCGTGGTTCCTGATCGGACGCGAGGAGGAGGTTGCTTCAGTTCCGCTCAACGGCGATGAAGGGCTGCAGGTGCGTTCGTTGCTGCCGGATTCATTGGCCTTTGATTTCGCCTGCAACACGATGACCTATGCGCCCGGCGCGGCTCTTTCGCAGGTGGAGATTCATTACATGGAGCACGGGCTGCTGATGCTGGAGGGCGGTGGAATCTATCGGCTCGGCGATGACTGGTATCCCACACAGGCTGGTGACTTCATCTGGATGGCGCCATTTTGTCCGCAGTGGTTCGGCGCGATCGGCAAGCAGCCTGCGAAGTATCTAATCTACAAAAACTTCAACAGGCACACGCTCGGATGAACGTCAGCATCAATAGCGATCGTCTTCTCGCCGAGTTGCATCAACTCGCGCGCATCACCGACTGTCCGCCAACTGAGGACGCATCGCTCCCGGAGCCGACGCAGGCGGTCACGCGAATCGTCTTCACGCCGCGGGATCTCGAAGCGCGCGCGTGGCTGAAGTCGCTCGCCAAGGATGCAGGCTTCAGCGTGCGCGAGGATGCTGTGGGCAACACGTTTATGCGGTGGGAGGGGAGCGATAAGGCAGCGGGCGTGGTCGGGACGGGATCCCACACGGACGCGATTCCGCATGCGGGCATGTACGACGGCACGGTGGGCGTACTGGGCGGATTGGAAGCGTTGCGGTCATTGAAGGAATCGGATTTTCGACCGAAGCGTTCGCTCGAGTTGCTGATGTTCACCAGTGAGGAGCCGACGCGGTTTGGCATTGGATGCCTGGGGTCGCGGCTGCTCGGCGGTGTGATCGACGCGCAGGCTGCGGATGTACTTCCTGATCGATTGCGTGAGACAGATCCAAACGCTCCCGAAGGGCTGCGGCTACGCGAAGTGCGAGCGGCGGCGGGTTTCACTGGTCCGCTTGCTAGTGTGAAGCTGCCGGCGCACTACTACGACGCCTGGGTGGAGCTGCACATTGAGCAGGGGCCGCTGCTCGAGCGCGGCAACATTCAGCTCGGGATTGTGACGAACATCGCCGCGCCGGCGAGCTATCGGTACACAGTCGAAGGCTTTGGTGGACATGCTGGAGCGCTGCTGATGCCGGACCGGCGGGATGCGCTTTGCGCGGCTGCCGAGATCATCCTCGCAGTGGAACGGCATGCGCTGAGCGCCAATGCGCGAGCGAAGTCCGATGGGGAAAGCGGCGTAGATACTGTCGCGACGGTCGGAATGGTGTCGGTGCATCCCGGAGCGGTTAACTCGGTGCCCTCGCGTGTGCAGATGACGCTCGATATCCGCGACACGAATGTCGGTCGCCGGGAGTCGGTGATGGATGCGCTGCACGCTGATATTCGGATGATCGAGCAACGCCGCGGAGTGCGTGTGACGGAGGAGTTGATCAACGCGGATCAGCCGGCGCAGTCCGACCCGCAGATCGTTGCGGCGCTCGAGGAGGCGTGCCGGGAAGAGGGTGCGAGTTTCAGGCGGATGGTGTCGCGCGCGTACCATGACACGAATTTCATCGCGCCGATTGCGCCTGTGGCGATGCTGTTTATTCCCTGCCGAAACGGCGTCTCTCATCGGCCTGACGAGTACGCCACGCCTGAGGCGATTGCGCTGGGCACGCGAGTGCTCGCCCGGACACTCGCAAAACTCTCTATCGCATAAATCGGCGACACGGCTACACTGTCAGCAGTACTGCGTCCTGCACGACGTGACGCCATGTCCATTCAAACCATCAATCCCGCGACCGGTGAGCTGCTGCGCAGCTTCGAGCCACTTACGCCTCAAGGCCTTGATGCAAAGCTGGCGCTTGCGTACGCGGCCAGCCGCAGCTATCCCTCTGAGCCGCTGGCGCAGCGGGCGTTCTGGATGCGACGGCTGGCCCATCTGCTGGACGCTGAGCAGACCGACCTGGCCACGATGATGGTGACGGAGATGGGTAAGACCATCACGGCCGCTCGTGCCGAGGTGGAAAAGTGTGCGCGCGCTTGCCGGCATTACGCCGAGAATAGCGAGGCCATGCTGGCGCCGGAGTTTATCGCGACCGAGCATGCGCGCAGCTATGTGCGCTGGGATCCGCTGGGCGTGGTGCTGGCAGTCATGCCGTGGAATTTTCCGCTCTGGCAGGTGTTCCGGTTTCTGGCGCCGGCGCTGATGGCGGGCAACGTCGGACTGCTGAAGCATGCCTCGAACGTGCCGCAGTGTGCGCTGGCAATCGAAGCGCTGGTGCGGCGCGCCGGCTTTCCGCGCGGTGTATTTCAGACGTTACTGATCGAAGCCAAGCAGGTGGAGAAGGTGCTTGCGGATGACCGCGTGGCTGCGGTGACGGTGACAGGCTCAGAGGCTGCGGGCCGGGCGGTGGGAGCGCAGGCGGGGTACTTCATCAAGAAGAGTGTGCTTGAGCTTGGCGGCAGTGATCCGTTCATCGTGATGCCGTCGGCGGATCTGACTGAGGCAATCAAGAGCGCGGTGCAGGCGCGGTGCATCAACAACGGCCAGAGTTGCATCGCTGCCAAGCGGTTCATTGTGCATGAGTCGGTGTATCGCACCTTCGAGGAGCGCTTCGTCGAACAGATGGCGGCGCAGGTCGTTGGCGACCCGATGGCGGAGGCGACGCAGATTGGACCGCTGGCGACGCAGCAGATCGCGGAGGACTTGCAGAGGCAGGTGGATGCCGCGATCAACGCCGGCGGGCGGCTGCTTACAGGCGGAAGGCGCCTAAGCCGAGACGGAAACTTCTTTTCGCCAACGGTAATTGTGGGGTTGCCACGCACCGCGCAAGTGGCGCGCGAGGAGACATTTGGGCCGCTCGCGTTTCTGTTCAAGGTGCCGTCGCTCGACGAGGCCATTTCTCTGGCGAACGATACGCCGTTCGGGCTGGGAGCAAGCTGCTGGACGAATGAAACTGCTGAGCAGCAGAGGCTCGCGCTGGAGTTGCAGAGCGGATCGGTGTTCTTCAATACGCCGGTCGCGAGCGACCCGCGGCTGCCGTTCGGCGGCATCAAGCATAGCGGCTATGGGCGTGAGCTCTCCGCGGCCGGGATGCGTGAGTTTATGAACGCGAAAACCGTGGTGGTCGCCGCGACTGCGCGACCAGCGGGTCCGAAGCAGGGCGAAGAGGCCAAGTTTGTTTTACCTGTGCGCGAGCAGCCGCTGATGACAGCGAAAGCTGAGGCGAAGAAGAACAAGGCGCGCGGCGGAATTGCGACGCTCGGATTGACGGAGCGCAACGACGAGTAGGCAGTCCGCAGCATGTACGATGGGCTCGTGCGCTCCCCGATCGTTCCCACTCTTGCTGCCGTTCTTCTTTTCACTGTTGCGTGCAACGGACAGACGCCAGCGTCTACTGCGCAGAGTTCCAATTACAAGCCGCTCGAGACGTTTGCACCGCTGACACTGCCGGACCCGGTCAACGTCTACCGCTCATCCGATGGTGCTCCGGGGCCGCAGTATTGGCAGAATCGCGCCGATTATGAGTTGCATGCTGCGATCGACACGCAGAGCAAGACGCTGACGTGCACCGAGCTGATTACGTATACGAACAACTCGCCCGACACGCTGACGTCACTGTGGTTGCATCTCGAGCAGAACATTTATCGGAAGGACTCACGCTCATCCGCGTTTGCGTCGGAGTTTCGGCGCCGGCGCGGGCCGGCAATCACCGGACCTACGAACACTGAGGGGTACGTGCTCGAGTCCGTTGAAATTCAGCCGCTCGGAAAGGCGCACCAGGCGGCGATCAAAGCTGCGGCGGTTATTGCAGACACGCGCATGCAGATTGAATTGCCGGAGGCGTTTGCGCTACGTCACGGCGAGCAGATCCGAGTGCGCATCCGATATCACTACACGATCCCGGGGCTGTTTGGCGGACGCACGTCCTGGGGCAAGGCGCAGCAGGGTGAGATCTACGACATCGCGCAGTGGTACCCGCGCATGTGCGTCTACGACGACCTGCACGGATGGGATACGCTGCCGTATCTCGCGAACGAGTTTTACCTCGAGTACGGGCACTTCGACTACTACGTCACGGTGCCGGCGAACATGATCGTGGCTGGTTCCGGAGCGCTGGTGAATGCGAACGAGGTGCTGACGAGCGCAGAACAGTCGCGTCTCGCACAAGCGCGGACGAGCGACAAGACGGTGATGATCCGCACGGCTGAGGACGTGGATCGCGCGGTCGCATCCACGACCACGCAGACGAAGACGTGGCACTACACCATGGATTCGACGCGCGATGTGGTGTTTTCGGCGTCGGCCGCGTTCCTGTGGGATGCAGCGGCGATCAATGTACCTGAGGGAGCCGGGCACGCGGCGCATAAAGCGTTGGCACAGAGCGTGTATCCGATCGAGTCGGCCGGTGACGGTGCGTGGGGGCGTTCAACCGAATACCTGAAGGACGCGGTCGAGCACTTTTCTGCCCGCTGGTATCCGTATCCGTACCCGAACGCCATCAATGTAGCGGGCTTCTCCTCCGGCATGGAGTACCCCGGCGTGCTGTTCGACGGCATCAACGACAAGGGCGCGCCGCTGTTCTGGGTGACGGCGCACGAGATCGGGCACACATGGTTTCCCATGGTGGTGGGCTTCAATGAGCGGCGCGATGCGTGGATGGATGAGGGCTTCAATACGTTCATCGACATCTTCGAAAGTGATGAATTTGAGCACGGAGTCTATGGGCCGAAGCGGGACGCGGAGTTCGCGCCTGATCCGAAGCTGCCGCCGGCGGATCAGATTGTAAAAGTGTTGAACGACCCCGACGCGCCGCCGATCATGACGCGGGCGGATGCAATTCGCGAGACCTATCGTCATCCTGTGACTTACTTCAAATCGGCGTTCGGGCTCGTGCTGCTGCGCGATGACATTCTTGGGCCGGAACGATTCGACTTCGCGTTTCGCAAGTTCATCCGCGACTGGGCGTTCAAGCATCCGAGCCCGTCGGATTTCTTCCGTGCAATGGATTCCGAAGGTGGCGAAGACCTGAGCTACTTCTGGCGGGGATGGTACTTCAACAACTGGAAGCTCGACCTGGCGGTAACCGCCGCGACGTATGTTGACGCGAACGACCCCGCGAAAGGTTTGCGCGTGACTGTTGAGAACCACGACAAGCTCGTGCTTCCCTCGACGCTGCGAGTGGAGCTTGCGAGCGGAGGGCAGGTGGACGTCGCCGTGCCGGCGGAGACATGGATGCAGAACACCAGCCACACGTTCGTGGTCTCGATCACCGGACCTGCAAACTCGGTAACCATCGATCCGGATCACGTTGTGCCGGACGTCGACCGCAGCAACAACACATTCACGCTCGGCCACTGACCCGCACAAAATCGAAGCGGCTGCGATAAGATTCGCAGCCGCTTCGATTGATGGACTCCAACGGTTAGAAGTTGAACGAGGCCTGCAGCAAAATACGCCGGATTGCAGACTGTGTCGTGTACGGACCGCCTTGCAACGCCGTCGATTGACCAAACTGCGGCGAGGTCAGGACGCCGTTGGGAGTGGAGAGATCATTGTTGCCGAAAAGGTTCTGCACCTGCATACCCAGCGCGACGTTGTAGCGCTTGCCAGTGCTCGAACCTCCGCCGCCGAAGAAGCCAGGACCGCCGCCCGGTCCACCGCGACCACCGCCACCACCACCACCACCGTGATGTCCTCCTCCGCCAGAGCCACCCGGACCGCCGCCTTGCCCACCGGCGGAAGCCGCCTGCGCGTTGCGCAACCCGCCGAATCCCCAGGTCTTCGTAAGGCGGAAGTTGAGCGTAAACAGTGACGGTCCCGTGCAGTAGTTGATGGGGACAATCGACGAGTTCGCGGGCAGCCCGGGCGTACCCGGCTGTGCGAATGTGCCGCAACCCGGAATTGATTCGATGGTTCTGCCATTCGGTGTTGCGCCATTTGCCAGATATGGCCGGTCGTTCAGAATCGAATCGTTATTGTTGTCGGTTCCGGTCGTAATGTTGAACGGAGTTCCACTCTGCCCGATCATGAACGGGCTGAACTGGATGTAGTGGGGCAGTGTGATGGAGCCTGCCACGAAGAACCGGTTACGCACGTCGAAGGTTGTGCGACCGTAGTCCGCCTTGATGTTGAACGGCGTCGTGACAAATCCGCCCGATGTGTCGCCGTGAGCCGAGTTCAACGAGTAATAGCCGAAGATCGACAGCCATTTCGTTGTTTGCGCTCTTCCGTTCAAAATCAATTGATTTTGATTGAAAATGCCCCCGGAAAAGAACTGGTATTGAGGACCCGTTGAAGCACTCAATGGCCCAGGCTTCGTCGGGTCGTAGTTGATGTTCTGTGTAGCAAACTCATGAACACCCTGGGAATGTACGTAGTTGATGGAGAGAGTTCCAAACCGCCCAACCTGCTGGTCCGCACCTACCGCGCTCTCCATCGTGTACGGTGTGCGTAGATTCGATGCAGCGCTGTAGGTCGTTTGTGTGCTTGCCGATGCATTTCCAATGCAAGCACTAATCAGCGCCTGGGTAATCGGCTGATTCAAATTTGGCGTACACGTGCCCCCTGGATTTTCTACGGTGTACACAGTCTCATTCGTACCGTTCTCCTGCTGCAGCGTCAGAATGCTGCCCTGCGCGAAACGGTCATAGAAGATACCAAACCCACCGCGCAACACTGTCTTGGGCGCGCCATGCCCGGTGAACAATCCATAGTTGATCGCTACGCGCGGGGCAAAGTCATGGTGGTCGCGCAGATGATTCTGGGTCTCGTACCGCGCACCATAACTGACGGTCATGTTCTGACGCGGCTTCCAATCCGTCTCCGCGTATAAACCGAGGTCGGTGTAGGTATCGTCGATCGTATGATTGTTCACCTGCGTATACGTGAACTCGCGCGGACTTCCGGTTTGGTAGCTGTTGTCTATCGTCGGGCAGGTCGTTGTCGAGGAAGGCACACAGGTAGTCAAAGTCGAATATACGAATTCGCCATTTGTGTTGCCTTCAGTGTTCTCCGCCTCCCTTGTGGCCCGCAACCGCGCGCCCATCCGAATGAAATTCTTCTTCAGCTGCAGGGACGTATAGTTCTGAAACTCGTAGTGGTCCTGATGATCCGACAGGTTCTGACCCGAGTACCCGCCGGCCGTGAAATCTCCCGAGACGGTCACGGTTGGAAGATTGTTCAGCGCATTCGTGGCTACATGCTCGCGCTCATACTCAAACCGCGTCTCGTTCACCAACTTCGAACTGAAGGTCTCGGTATCGCTGAGTTGCAGGATGTTACTCATGCTGCTCGAATTGAAGCCGGCCGTGGGAATCGTCCGGTTCGAGATGCCACCATTCGTTGAAGTGTTTCTCACAAATTGATAGCGCATCGTCATCACGTTCTTTTCACCCAGCGCCAGATCCAGGCGCGGATTCACGTCGACACGCAGCTGCGGATAGTACGTTTCCTGCTGGAAAGTGCTGAGGCTGCAGCCGGTGGCTCCCGGGTTGCAGAGCGCCTGAGATCCCGGCGATGTAGCCAGTATCTGAGCCGTCGTATATTCATCGTCCTGAATCTGCCGGAACGTTCCGCCCAGGTTGTACGAGGCAGTCTTGGTCAACGGGCCTGTCAGGTTCCCGAACATGAACATCGTGTGGTACGGCGGCTGAATGATCGGAGTCGAGCTGAACGAAGGCGGTGTTCCCGAATTGAACTGGGATGGGTTCCCGTTGATCTGGAAATTGCCGTGCAATTTATCTGTGCCCGGCTTCGTAAACACCTCAACGCGCCCATAGCCGAGCTTGTCGTACTCGGCCGAGAACGGGTTCTGGTTGATGCGGATCTCGCGGATGGACGACTTCGGCGGAAGCTGTCCGCCGGTGAAGCCGTCAACGTAGATCTGTCCGCCGTTCGGTCCCGCGGATGGGCCGGCAAGAGCGGTCAACTCGCTCTGCAACTCGTCAGGATCGTCCGAGAGCGCCTCGAGGTCCTTGCCCTGCAGGATCGTCGAGCTCGCGTTGGAATCCGGGTCGACGCTGAGCTGCACGGCGCTGGCCTCGACGTTAATGACCGTGTTCTCCTGCCCGATCTTCAGCTTTGCGTCGAGCGTAGTGCTCGCAACCGCCGGGACCCTCAGGTTGGTCATCAGGTACGAGGCGAATCCCGGCATCGACACCAGCATCGTGTAGCTGCCTGGCGTGATGGTGATGTTGTACGTGCCATCAGAGCCGGACTTGACCGTGCGGCCCGGTCCCTTCGCCGGCGTAAACGTCACCGTGGCTCCAGGAATCAGTTCTCCGTCCGGATCCGTGATCGTTCCATGAACCTTTGTTCCGCCGGTGGAAACCTGCGCGGAGGCATTTGCCGGGCCGGCAGGCGCAGCCTGCGGCGGTGGCGCGGCCGATTGACCGCGGCTCC of the Acidobacteriaceae bacterium genome contains:
- a CDS encoding M1 family metallopeptidase; the encoded protein is MYDGLVRSPIVPTLAAVLLFTVACNGQTPASTAQSSNYKPLETFAPLTLPDPVNVYRSSDGAPGPQYWQNRADYELHAAIDTQSKTLTCTELITYTNNSPDTLTSLWLHLEQNIYRKDSRSSAFASEFRRRRGPAITGPTNTEGYVLESVEIQPLGKAHQAAIKAAAVIADTRMQIELPEAFALRHGEQIRVRIRYHYTIPGLFGGRTSWGKAQQGEIYDIAQWYPRMCVYDDLHGWDTLPYLANEFYLEYGHFDYYVTVPANMIVAGSGALVNANEVLTSAEQSRLAQARTSDKTVMIRTAEDVDRAVASTTTQTKTWHYTMDSTRDVVFSASAAFLWDAAAINVPEGAGHAAHKALAQSVYPIESAGDGAWGRSTEYLKDAVEHFSARWYPYPYPNAINVAGFSSGMEYPGVLFDGINDKGAPLFWVTAHEIGHTWFPMVVGFNERRDAWMDEGFNTFIDIFESDEFEHGVYGPKRDAEFAPDPKLPPADQIVKVLNDPDAPPIMTRADAIRETYRHPVTYFKSAFGLVLLRDDILGPERFDFAFRKFIRDWAFKHPSPSDFFRAMDSEGGEDLSYFWRGWYFNNWKLDLAVTAATYVDANDPAKGLRVTVENHDKLVLPSTLRVELASGGQVDVAVPAETWMQNTSHTFVVSITGPANSVTIDPDHVVPDVDRSNNTFTLGH
- a CDS encoding allantoate amidohydrolase; the protein is MSDPVLHKRAQNIIERCRELARISDVPGETTRLFLSPATRDAHTLLLWWMRNAGLEGRVDDAGNLRGVRLATGDPAARVVLFSHIDTVPNAGAFDGPLGVVLAIEALEMLAEEPLPFSVEVIAFSEEEGVRFGFPFFGSMAATGQVVPATLERRDQNGVSVAEALYGFGLRPQNIVHSCALAAETFAALEVHIEQGPVLEAEDLSLGVVEAIVGQSRFELTFTGEANHAGTTPMRLRHDALAAAAQWVTEVERYAANYQQLVATVGQLEVSPGAVNVVPGHVRAKLDVRHPKDESRHAAVANLLTKAELAAAQRGVRVSAKALSKQAAVVMNRGLTVALQQAAERAGYETHQMFSGAGHDAMILASRVPTTMLFVRSPGGLSHHPDEAVRVDDVEAALATVLEFLRGVKPSDR
- the allE gene encoding (S)-ureidoglycine aminohydrolase, yielding MHQLGLTRSANRRDHLLLTPDTFIRTPLPGLTDGVAIVHVAPQAGAAFTMMTVELEPGGTLTEGPTQRFLYVVEGGLSLTERGSVDPHAMGAGGYAYLPAELEYTLKAETRARVAVIDKPFLPLPHLRGEEPEEAWPWFLIGREEEVASVPLNGDEGLQVRSLLPDSLAFDFACNTMTYAPGAALSQVEIHYMEHGLLMLEGGGIYRLGDDWYPTQAGDFIWMAPFCPQWFGAIGKQPAKYLIYKNFNRHTLG
- a CDS encoding NAD-dependent succinate-semialdehyde dehydrogenase, whose protein sequence is MSIQTINPATGELLRSFEPLTPQGLDAKLALAYAASRSYPSEPLAQRAFWMRRLAHLLDAEQTDLATMMVTEMGKTITAARAEVEKCARACRHYAENSEAMLAPEFIATEHARSYVRWDPLGVVLAVMPWNFPLWQVFRFLAPALMAGNVGLLKHASNVPQCALAIEALVRRAGFPRGVFQTLLIEAKQVEKVLADDRVAAVTVTGSEAAGRAVGAQAGYFIKKSVLELGGSDPFIVMPSADLTEAIKSAVQARCINNGQSCIAAKRFIVHESVYRTFEERFVEQMAAQVVGDPMAEATQIGPLATQQIAEDLQRQVDAAINAGGRLLTGGRRLSRDGNFFSPTVIVGLPRTAQVAREETFGPLAFLFKVPSLDEAISLANDTPFGLGASCWTNETAEQQRLALELQSGSVFFNTPVASDPRLPFGGIKHSGYGRELSAAGMREFMNAKTVVVAATARPAGPKQGEEAKFVLPVREQPLMTAKAEAKKNKARGGIATLGLTERNDE
- a CDS encoding carboxypeptidase-like regulatory domain-containing protein gives rise to the protein MCLLLLSPGSRGQSAAPPPQAAPAGPANASAQVSTGGTKVHGTITDPDGELIPGATVTFTPAKGPGRTVKSGSDGTYNITITPGSYTMLVSMPGFASYLMTNLRVPAVASTTLDAKLKIGQENTVINVEASAVQLSVDPDSNASSTILQGKDLEALSDDPDELQSELTALAGPSAGPNGGQIYVDGFTGGQLPPKSSIREIRINQNPFSAEYDKLGYGRVEVFTKPGTDKLHGNFQINGNPSQFNSGTPPSFSSTPIIQPPYHTMFMFGNLTGPLTKTASYNLGGTFRQIQDDEYTTAQILATSPGSQALCNPGATGCSLSTFQQETYYPQLRVDVNPRLDLALGEKNVMTMRYQFVRNTSTNGGISNRTIPTAGFNSSSMSNILQLSDTETFSSKLVNETRFEYEREHVATNALNNLPTVTVSGDFTAGGYSGQNLSDHQDHYEFQNYTSLQLKKNFIRMGARLRATREAENTEGNTNGEFVYSTLTTCVPSSTTTCPTIDNSYQTGSPREFTYTQVNNHTIDDTYTDLGLYAETDWKPRQNMTVSYGARYETQNHLRDHHDFAPRVAINYGLFTGHGAPKTVLRGGFGIFYDRFAQGSILTLQQENGTNETVYTVENPGGTCTPNLNQPITQALISACIGNASASTQTTYSAASNLRTPYTMESAVGADQQVGRFGTLSINYVHSQGVHEFATQNINYDPTKPGPLSASTGPQYQFFSGGIFNQNQLILNGRAQTTKWLSIFGYYSLNSAHGDTSGGFVTTPFNIKADYGRTTFDVRNRFFVAGSITLPHYIQFSPFMIGQSGTPFNITTGTDNNNDSILNDRPYLANGATPNGRTIESIPGCGTFAQPGTPGLPANSSIVPINYCTGPSLFTLNFRLTKTWGFGGLRNAQAASAGGQGGGPGGSGGGGHHGGGGGGGGRGGPGGGPGFFGGGGSSTGKRYNVALGMQVQNLFGNNDLSTPNGVLTSPQFGQSTALQGGPYTTQSAIRRILLQASFNF
- a CDS encoding M20 family metallo-hydrolase yields the protein MNVSINSDRLLAELHQLARITDCPPTEDASLPEPTQAVTRIVFTPRDLEARAWLKSLAKDAGFSVREDAVGNTFMRWEGSDKAAGVVGTGSHTDAIPHAGMYDGTVGVLGGLEALRSLKESDFRPKRSLELLMFTSEEPTRFGIGCLGSRLLGGVIDAQAADVLPDRLRETDPNAPEGLRLREVRAAAGFTGPLASVKLPAHYYDAWVELHIEQGPLLERGNIQLGIVTNIAAPASYRYTVEGFGGHAGALLMPDRRDALCAAAEIILAVERHALSANARAKSDGESGVDTVATVGMVSVHPGAVNSVPSRVQMTLDIRDTNVGRRESVMDALHADIRMIEQRRGVRVTEELINADQPAQSDPQIVAALEEACREEGASFRRMVSRAYHDTNFIAPIAPVAMLFIPCRNGVSHRPDEYATPEAIALGTRVLARTLAKLSIA